AGGCACCCAGGCTGAGCAGGTTTTGCCGCAGTTCCAGCGGGAGCTGGCACTCCGGCGCCGACCAATCAGCGATGAAGACATCCCAGATCTTGAGGTTGAAGCGTAGCGCTTCGCCGAGTCTCTGGCTCCAGGTGACCGGACCCTCTGTGCCCAGGCAGGCGCGGATTTTGCCCGAGGCGGCGCGCAGGACCGTGACTTCGACCTGTCGGCCTGAAGGCGCGCTGGCCATTTGGGATTGTCCGTAAAGTCTCGCTAGTTCATTTCGCATGGTTCAACAGCTCGCGTTCATAGGCTAAGAGTTTCTGGGTTGCCCGCAGGGCGTGATAAAATTCGCGCTTGTTGAGGCGGAGCAGAATCTCGTCAAAATAGCTATCTGTACTCGGCGCGGCCTGTATAATGGCCTTGATGAGTTCCGCCGCCATGGCGTAGGTCCGCTCGTCTTCCGGGCTGTCGAGGTAGAGGGTCTGGATCAGCAGGTAGAGCCGCGCGCAGGGGGTGCGCGCGTCGCTTTCGACCAGCAGGTCCTTTTCCCGCAGGAGGGGGACCTGGTTGATCATTTCTATTTCGCAGGTGCCACCGACGTTGCGCATGAGGGCTCCGTTAATGTAAACCCGTTCTCCGGGCGCGAGTTTGAGTTTGAGGGGCATGGCTTAATCGCTGAGCAGGCGGAGTGTCAGGTTGCGGGTTTCCTCCATTCCGTTGAGCCCTTCTACGGCCAAAGAGGTGCGCAGGTTGAGGGATTGGACCAACATTGCTTCCGCGTTAAGGTCAACTTCCTGTAAACGGGCGAGTCCTTGCTCGCTGTAGGCGAGGCTGGCGGTGTTCTGAACCGCGGCCCGCTCAATGCTGCCGACGTAATTAGCGACCCCCTCCCGGCGGGCCTGTAGTTGTTCCTGGGCCGCAGTCAGGTTTTCGATCATGGCGTCAATTTCCCCGTCCGTGGCCCCGGTGACATCAGCGACCAGCGGCGATCCGGCGGGGTCGCTGGGTAGGGGATCTCCCGGCAGGGGGATGTCGAGCCCTTCCGCGCCGGGACCGATTGGGAGCGGCTCCAACTCCAGCGTGTAGCTCCCCACTCCGGTGGAAAAGCGTAGGGAACCTTCGCCCTGGGCGGGTGCGAGCAACTGGCGCGCGCCCTCGTCGGGCACCTTAAGGTTGCCTTCCAACTGCTGGCGCAGCTCGGCAAAGGCCGCGAGGGCGTCTGCCCGGGCGGGCGAACCTTCCGGCTCCGCCCGGGCCGTGTCGAGGAGGGTGCGCATGCGCCCGAGCGTGTCGGCTTGCAGGTCGATCGTGGTCTGGGCGAGGCGGACCGTGGTGGCTGCGCGGCTGAGGGATTCGTCCGCGGTGTTGAGGGAATCAATGCGCTCCTGCAAATGCTGAAGCCGCATCCAGCGGACCGGAGAAGTGGTTGGCGTGTCGATGCGCTGGCCTTCGCTCAATGTCGCCAGGCTTCGTTGAAGTTTTCGGTCAACCGTCTGGAGCCGGGACAGGGAGGCGAGGGTAGATGCAACGGGTATCTGCATGCCCGGAGGCTAAGCATCTCCCGGGCCTATCTTTTTTTTAAATAATTAAGTCGTTTTTGTATAATTAGTTATAATACTTTGTTCGCGGAGGGTTGACCGGTTGGTGAGGAAAAAAATTCCCGTGCTCAGGTCAGGCCGTGGGTCAGGGCGGGGAGCCGTTTCAGACACTCAGTGACAGCGGAATGGGGCCGCTTCCAGTCGGCCGGATCGTTACCGAACAGCAGTGTCCAGGCGGGTTCTTCTTCCCACTGGCAGCAGGGCTGAGTGGGCGGTGGCTCGAAGCCGCAGCAAAAGCCGGCCTGGCGGGCGATAATATCGGCCAGTTGAGCGCCGGCAGCGAGCTTGGAGTTTGCCGGTGCCTGATCGGGGGCGTGATGGAAGCACACGGCTTCGACGATGTCGTTCGGCAGTCCATTGTGGGCGAGGTAGAGGGAGCCGAGGTCGGCGTGAGACCAGCCGAAAGCGCTGCGCTCGTGTTGCTCAAAGTGACTGGGGTCACTTTCGCAGAAGCCCATCGAGACCTCCAGCTCTTCTGGAAAGACATGGAGCATGACGAGCTTGCCGATGTTGTGGAGCAGCCCAATGAGGTAATAGGTATCGTCTTCACGCAGTCCGGTGCTGATCGAGAGGACTTCACGGCAGAGGATGGCGGAGGCGACAGAGTGCCGGATGATGTCCTCCCAGTTCAGGTACGCGGTATTGCCGACCGGCTTGCGCATCTGTTCAAATACCTGGGCGGAGAGGATCAGGTCGTGGACCTGACGTAAACCGAGGAAAAAAATCGCCTCTTCGATGTTGGAAACCTTGACGGTCAGTCCCCCGAAAACGGAGTTGACCATGCGCAGCAGCCGGGCGGTGAGCGCCTGGTCCTTTCCGAGCAGATGCGCGATTTCCTGCACCGGGACATTCGTATCGGCAGAAAGGGCCAGCAGGGAAGACCTGATGCCCTGAAACGAAGCGATGGTCGGGCATTCCCGCAGCCGCCGCTCGATCTCGGGATAAGAAGCTATCCGCGCCTGGCAGTAATTGCCTACTGTGAATGCGTCAGGCATCAAGTTGGTGCAGTGCATTTTCATAGGCCTCGATCTGCGAGTTGAGAAAGCGCACCCGTTTTTGTTCGTTTCTAAGTTCCTCGACCAGAGTGATACGTTTGATCCGCGTGATCTTGTCCATGTTTTCCCGGTCTAGCGGGCTCATCGTCCCAAAGCGGTTCATGGAAGGAATTTTTCGGAAAGAGGCGGGCTGTTCATAGAGCGTGAACCCAAGGCCGATGCAGGCGATCCCGAGGACCGTCGAACTCAGCGAAATCGTCGTTCCCATGATAAGGCCGATATACAGCATGATTAAGCCAAAGATGTCAATGGTGAGACACAGGGTGGGGCTGCGGTACCATTTCCCGGTCATGTCCTCCAGGGTGGACAGAGAGGAGAGCCGTGCGGCGTAATGGGTCTGGGCAATTGCCCGGTCCAGGCTATGCAGATTGTTCTGGAGCTGGAGTTGCCTGGCTGTGGCGTTCTGGTGCTGCTGGCGCAAGTCGTCCAGTTGCTGTTGAAGCCCCGTGCGCTCCTGCTGGTGGATGGCCTCGACCTGTTGACGCAGCCGCTCGAACTCCTCGCTGTCGATGGCCCGGGCATACTTCTCCATCAGGGGGCTCAGGTCGTGGCGCAGCACGAGGTACGACCCGTGGGCTTCGAAGTATTCCGGATGCTGGCGGATGAAATCTGCGTCTGAGTCACTCATGGGGGGGCAAGATCTCCTGGATGGTTGAGACCACGAACGGCTGAAGCGCGACCAACTGCCGGAGGCGGGCTCGCGCGTCGGCCGCTGGCACCTTGCGGCGGACTTCGG
The DNA window shown above is from Ruficoccus amylovorans and carries:
- a CDS encoding HDOD domain-containing protein, encoding MPDAFTVGNYCQARIASYPEIERRLRECPTIASFQGIRSSLLALSADTNVPVQEIAHLLGKDQALTARLLRMVNSVFGGLTVKVSNIEEAIFFLGLRQVHDLILSAQVFEQMRKPVGNTAYLNWEDIIRHSVASAILCREVLSISTGLREDDTYYLIGLLHNIGKLVMLHVFPEELEVSMGFCESDPSHFEQHERSAFGWSHADLGSLYLAHNGLPNDIVEAVCFHHAPDQAPANSKLAAGAQLADIIARQAGFCCGFEPPPTQPCCQWEEEPAWTLLFGNDPADWKRPHSAVTECLKRLPALTHGLT
- a CDS encoding flagellar biosynthesis repressor FlbT, translated to MPLKLKLAPGERVYINGALMRNVGGTCEIEMINQVPLLREKDLLVESDARTPCARLYLLIQTLYLDSPEDERTYAMAAELIKAIIQAAPSTDSYFDEILLRLNKREFYHALRATQKLLAYERELLNHAK
- a CDS encoding flagellar biosynthesis regulator FlaF, whose product is MRNELARLYGQSQMASAPSGRQVEVTVLRAASGKIRACLGTEGPVTWSQRLGEALRFNLKIWDVFIADWSAPECQLPLELRQNLLSLGAFIRAKSFGQMANPERATLETLLNINENLAAGVAQGPASTSSAPESVEAGQAV